The DNA region CAACTCCCTGGACAGCCCGTGGGTGCTCGACGACCTGACCACGCTGGTGCCGGCGATCGGCGACAAGCTCGACGTGATCATGGTGCCGAAGGTGCAGGGCGCCGAGGACATCCACTACGTCGACCGGCTGCTCGCCCAGCTCGAGGCGAAGGCCGGCCTGACCCGCCCGATCCTGATCCACGCGATCCTGGAGACCGCACGGGGTGTGGCGAACGTGGAGGAGATCTGCGGCGCCTCGCCGCGGATGCAGGGCCTCTCCCTGGGACCGGCGGACCTCGCCGCGGACCGGAAGATGAAGACCACCCGGGTCGGCGGCGGCCACCCCGGCTACCTGGTCCGCCAGGACCCGCCGCGCGACGCCGACGGCTCCAGCCGGATCGACGCGGAGCGCTCGATCTTCCAGCAGGACCTGTGGCACTACACGATCGCGAAGATGGTCGACGCGTGCGCCACCCACGGCATCTACCCCTACTACGGCCCGTTCGGGACATCGCTGACGTCGTGGCCTGCGAGGACCAGTTCCGCAACGCCTTCCTGCTCGGCTGCGTCGGCACCTGGTCGCTGCACCCGAAGCAGATCGCGATCGCGAACAAGGTCTTCTCCCCCAGCGTCGAGGACATCGCCCACGCGCGTCGCGTGGTCGCCGCGATGGGCGACGGCACCGGCGCGGTGATGATCGACGGGAAGATGGAGGACGACGCCTCGCTCAAGCAGTGCCTGGTGCTCGTCGAGCTCGCCGAGGAGCTGGCGGCCATCGACCCCGACCTGAAGAAGATGTACGACGAGATCGAGGTGGCGCACCGATGAGCGACGACTTCAAGCCGCTGCGCTCGGTCCTCTACATGCCCAGCTCCAACGAGCGGGCGCTGGAGAAGGCCAAGACCCTGCCCGCCGACGCGATCATCTTCGACCTCGAGGACGCGGTCGCCCCCGACGCCAAGCCCGCCGCCCGGGAGGCCGCCGCTGCGGCGGTCGGCTCCGGAGCCTACGGCCGCCGCCAGCTGGTCATCCGGGTCAACGGCATCGGCACCGAGTGGCACGACGCCGACATCGCGGCGGCTGCCGCGGCCGGTCCCGACGTGGTGCTGGTGCCCAAGGTGAACTCCGCCGAGGAGGTGCACCGGCTGGTCGCCTCGCTCGAGGCCGCCGGCGCCCCGGAGCGAACCACGCTGTGGGCGATGGTCGAGACCCCGATCGGGATGCTCAATGCGCTCTCGATCGCCCAGGCCTCGGACCGGCTGACCGGCTTCGTGATGGGCACCAACGACCTGGTCAAGGAGCTGTACGCCGAGCACGTGCCCGGTCGTGCCCCGGTGATCACCGGCCTCGGGCTGGCCCTGCTGGCCGCCCGCGCCGCCGGCATCGTGATCATCGACGGCGTCTACAACGACGTGAAGGACGTCGACGGCTTCCTCGCCGAGTGCGAGCAGGGCCGGCAGATGGGCTTCGACGGCAAGACCCTGATCCACCCCGGTCAGGTCGAGGGCGCCAACACCGCCTTCGCGCCGTCCGCGAAGGCCGTCGAGGACGCCCGCGGCCTGATCCGGGCGTGGGAGGACGGGAAGGGCTCGGGCGTGGTGACCTACAACGGCAAGATGGTGGAGAACCTGCACGTCGAGTCCGCCCAGCGGACCCTGCAGATCGACGAGGCGATCAAGGCCCTGCAGGGCTGACCGTCAACCCGCCGCCGGCACCACCCGGATGTCGCGCACCGCTCCGTCGCCGAGCGCGGCCAGCGCCTCGGCGTACTCCGGGCTGTCGTGGGCGGCGCGGGCCGCGTCGACCGACGCGAACTCGATCACCACGGTCCGGGTGACCTGTCCGGCCTCGTAGACCTGCTCGGGCAGGCCGCGCACGATGAAGGTGCCGCCCGCGCCGGTGAGGGCCGGGAAGGCGAGCTTGGCGTAGGCGGCGACCTTCTCCTCGTCGCGGATCTCGGAGTAGGTGCTGATCCAGTAGGCAGTCATGGAGCCATCGTCCCCGATCCGGCGTCCGGCGCAGGTCACACCCCCGCCGGCTTCGCGCTGCCGGGGACGCTGACTACCTTGGGCGCGTGCCCGACCTCCTGCTGCGCCGCGCCCGGCTGGTCCCGGTGCGCCGTGGAGACGTCGCCCCGGCCGGCCCGGTCGACGTCCTGGTCCGCGACGGCGTGGTCCGCGCGGTCGGCGCCGACCTGACCCGCCCCGCCGGGGTCGAGGAGTACGACGCCGCCGGCCGTTGGCTCTCCCCCGGCCTGTGGGACCACCACGTGCACCTGGGGCAGTGGAGCCTGGCCACCCAGCGCACCGACACCAGCCACACCCGCAGTCCCGAGCAGATGGTCGCGCTGGTGGCCGAGCTGGTCGCGGGCGACCCGGGCACCCCGGTCATCGGGTGGGGGCACCGACCGGCGACCTGGGCGAGGGAGGGCACCGTCTCCGACCTGGACGCGGTCTCCGGCATCACCCCGGTGGTCCTAGTCTCCGGCGACTGCCACCACGCCTGGCTGAACTCCGCCGCGCTGGCCGCACTCGAGCTCGCGCCCCGCGAGGGCGTGGTCACCGAGACCGAGTGGTTCGACGCCTACGCGCTGCTCGCCCGGATCACCGCCGACTCCGGCACCGAGGACTACCGCGCCGCGTTGCAACGGGCTGCGGCGATGGGCGTGGTCGGCCTGGTCGACTTCGAGTTCGTCGGCGACCTCGACTCGTGGCGGGAGCGCTGGGCCGAGGGATGCGACCTGCTCCGGGTCCGCACGGCGACGTACGCCGACGGCCTGGAGGCGGTGATCGGGGAGGGCCTGCGCAGCGGCGACCCGCTGCTCCCCGGCGACGACCGCCTGGTGATGGGTCCGCTCAAGATCATCAGTGACGGGTCGCTGAACACCCGGACCGCCTGGTGCCACGACCACTACACCCACGGCGCGCTGCCCGAGCACCCCGCGGGAGCGCCGAACCTGAGCGGTCACGAGCTGACCGGTCTGCTCGCGCGGGCCCACGCCCACGGCCTGGAGGTGGCCACCCACGCCATCGGCGACGCCGCGCTCGCCCAGGCGCTGGACTCCTACACGCTGACCGGCGCCCGCGGCTCCATCGAGCACGTGCAGCTGGCCCGGCGCGAGGAGATCGCCCGGCTGGCGCACCTGGGGCTGCGGGCCAGCGTCCAGCCGCACCACCTGGTCGACGACCGGGACCTGATCGACCTGACCTGGTCGGACCGGGCCGAACGGGCGTTCCCGTTCGGCTGGCTGCGCGACGCCGGCGCCCACCTGCACCTGGGCTCGGACGCCCCGGTCTCCCCGCTCGACCCGTGGCTGGCGATCGACGCCGCGGTGACCCGGACCGGCGACGACCGGCCGGCCTGGCACCCCGAACACGCGCTGACCCGCCCGGAGGCCTTCGCGGCGTCGGTCGACGGCCGACGGATGGTCGAGGTCGACGCGCCGGGCGACCTGGTGGTGCTGGACGAGGACCCCCGGGAGCACGCCGCCCCGCCCGTGCTGCTGACCGTGGTCGACGGTGGGGTCGTGCACCGGGCCTGACGGCCCGGACCTCCGACTCGACGGGGCGCAACCACCGACTCGACGGGCCCGAACCCCCGACTCGACGGGCCCGAACCCTCGACTCAACGCAGGGCGGCGAGGACCTGCTCGGCAGCGACCTGCTGCTCGGTGGCATAGGGGTGGTAGGGGAACGCGGGGGCGGTGGGCTCCCCACCGGCGATCCACGGATCCTCGGCACAGATGTCGTGGCCCTGGGTGGCGGCGAACAGGTCGACGTAGTCCAGCCCCTGCCGGGTGGCCGCGGTGGCGAGGGCGTCGTTGACGGTGCGGTTGATCCGGTGGGTCAACGGCACCTCGTTCGCGGCCACCGGGAACTGCGCGCAAGCCACGTCGGCCGGGGCGATCTGCGGATACCCCACCACCAGGATCCGTGCGTTCGGGGCCCGCTCGGCGACCGCGGCCAGGCCGTCGAAGGCGGCGTCGATCAGGCGCTCCCGGTCCCGGTCCAAGTGCTTGTCCTGCGCGGCCCGCGTGGTCCCGAAGCTCCGCTCGCAGGGGTCGGGATCGACGTCCTCGGGGCCGAGGTCGATGCAGGCCAGCATCCTGCCGAACAGCCGGTGGTCGTTGATCCCGAGCGAGTAGGTCACCAGCTCGGTGCCGGGACCCAGGGCGTCCAACTGCGGAGCGTGGCCGCCCTGCGGCTCAGTCAGGTGCCGGGTGGTCGCGCCACCGCAGCTGGCGTCGACCAGGGACACCTCCAGGGCGGCGGCGACCCGGCGCGGGTAGTTCGCCGTGGTCTGGCGGCAGCCGGGGTCACCGACGTCGTCGCCGACCGACGGCGCCGCGGTGTAGGAGTCGCCGATCGCCACGTAGGCCGCCGCGTCGCCGCGCGGCAGCGGCGCCGAGGGCACCCCGCCACCCCCGTCGCCGCACCCGGCCAGCACCGCGACGAGCGCCGTCAGGGTCGTGCCGGCGAGCCGGCGCAGGGCAGGCGTGCGGTGGGCGGGCATGCGCTCTACGGTACGGATTCGTCGGTCCCGGGCAGGTCCTCGACCCCGAGGGCCAGGGTGAGGCCGAGCACGGTGGCGGGGTCCTCCAGCCCGTCGCCGTACAGCTCGCGCAGCTGGCTGAGCCGGTAGCGCACCGTCTGCGGGTGGACGAAGAGCGCCTCGGCGATCTCGTCGCGGCGTCCCTGGTGGAGCACCCAGGCCCGGAGCGTCTCGGTCAGCTTGCCGGCGGCGGCGGGGCGCAGGTCGGCGAGCGGGGCCAGGACCTGCGCGCGCAGGTCGGCGAGCGCATCGGGGTCGGCGGTCAGGACCAGGTGCGCCAGGTGCGTCTCGGTGTCCTCCCCGAGGCCGAGGTCCCGGGCCCGCAGCGCCCGCGCGTAGGAGGCCGGGACGTCCAGCCAGTCCCGCGCCGGCCCGGCCAGGCAGCCGCGGCCCTGCAGGCTCCGCAGCAGCGGTCCGCGACGCCGACCGTGCGCGTCCGGCACCAGCAGCAGCACCGCGGTGTCGAGCTCGGAGAGCTCGGTGGCCTGCAGCGTGCCCGGCGGCAGCGCCTGCAGCAGCGGACCCGCCTGGGACTCCGGCACGATCACGGCCGTCAACGTGGCCGGCGGCACCCAGTCGGCGCGCTCGGCGGCGGCGACCACGGTGGCCTGGGGGGACCCGGTGAGCAGGTGCCGGGCGACCCTCTCGAGCAGCCGCTGGCGCACCCGGCCGGTGGTGGCCGCCTCGTCGGTGTGGCCGGCGACGGTGGCCGCGGACAACTCGTCGATGTAGGCGAAGACGACGCCGGCGAAGGAGGCCACCGTGGTGGCGTGCAACCCCTGCGCCACGGCCAGGGTGGAGAGGTGGTGCCACGCGACGCGGGCGCCGATCCGGTAGGCGGAGAGGATCGCGTCCGAGCTGCGCCCGCTGCGTGCCTCGCCCCGCCCCAGCTGGTAGGCGCCGTCGAGTGCCTCGCGCTGCGGCGTGGGCCCCTCACGCCCGCGGCGGTCGGCGGCCAGGGAGAGGAAGCCGCCGAGAGCGACCTGGACCGCAGCCCGGATGGTCTCCCCCATCGGCCCGCTGAAGGCGTCCGCGTACGGCGGGACCTCGGCGATGATCCGGTCCACCACGTCCTCGGCCACCCGGGGCAGCTCACCACGGATCGCCGCCGCGACCACCGGATCCAGCAGCAGTGGGCCGCTACGGCCCTGCTCCGGGGTCCCTTCCGCCACAACCGCACCTCGTTCCTGTTCGGCCTTGCTCGCTGTCGGTTCTATCTCAGGTCGATCTTTGTTCGCAGATGATAAAAGCCAGGCCTCGATTCACCGACTCAGCACAGGACTTTAGCGCGTTCGCACGGGATCATGGACGTATGAGCATCACCGCCGCCACCCGCACCGCCGCACCCCACCGGGTCGGCACCCGCGGCCTGCTGCGCCGGTTCGCCGACGCGGCGGTCAGCCCGCTCAGCGTGGACGACCTCCTCGACCACTTCCACCCGCTGCGCGGCGGCACCGGGGCGGACCAGGTCAAGGGCCGGATCGTGGCCGTGCAGGCGGAGACCGCGGACGCCGCGACCATCGTGATCAAGCCGGGTCGCGACTGGTCCGGCCACATCCCCGGGCAGTACGTCCGGATCGGTGTGGACGTCGACGGCATCCGGCTGTGGCGCTGCTACTCGCTGACCCACGGCCCGCGGCCCGACGGGCGGATCAGCATCACCGTCAAGGCGATC from Nocardioides sambongensis includes:
- a CDS encoding HpcH/HpaI aldolase/citrate lyase family protein, whose amino-acid sequence is MSHKSPKDFFRPLAVGAPAPLREIPARPSRAIHFFDPSNEKMAAKIPAMVGTVDVLLGNLEDAVKADNKEAARNGLVEIARETDFGPTQLWTRINSLDSPWVLDDLTTLVPAIGDKLDVIMVPKVQGAEDIHYVDRLLAQLEAKAGLTRPILIHAILETARGVANVEEICGASPRMQGLSLGPADLAADRKMKTTRVGGGHPGYLVRQDPPRDADGSSRIDAERSIFQQDLWHYTIAKMVDACATHGIYPYYGPFGTSLTSWPARTSSATPSCSAASAPGRCTRSRSRSRTRSSPPASRTSPTRVAWSPRWATAPAR
- a CDS encoding HpcH/HpaI aldolase/citrate lyase family protein produces the protein MSDDFKPLRSVLYMPSSNERALEKAKTLPADAIIFDLEDAVAPDAKPAAREAAAAAVGSGAYGRRQLVIRVNGIGTEWHDADIAAAAAAGPDVVLVPKVNSAEEVHRLVASLEAAGAPERTTLWAMVETPIGMLNALSIAQASDRLTGFVMGTNDLVKELYAEHVPGRAPVITGLGLALLAARAAGIVIIDGVYNDVKDVDGFLAECEQGRQMGFDGKTLIHPGQVEGANTAFAPSAKAVEDARGLIRAWEDGKGSGVVTYNGKMVENLHVESAQRTLQIDEAIKALQG
- a CDS encoding DUF1330 domain-containing protein; its protein translation is MTAYWISTYSEIRDEEKVAAYAKLAFPALTGAGGTFIVRGLPEQVYEAGQVTRTVVIEFASVDAARAAHDSPEYAEALAALGDGAVRDIRVVPAAG
- a CDS encoding amidohydrolase, translated to MPDLLLRRARLVPVRRGDVAPAGPVDVLVRDGVVRAVGADLTRPAGVEEYDAAGRWLSPGLWDHHVHLGQWSLATQRTDTSHTRSPEQMVALVAELVAGDPGTPVIGWGHRPATWAREGTVSDLDAVSGITPVVLVSGDCHHAWLNSAALAALELAPREGVVTETEWFDAYALLARITADSGTEDYRAALQRAAAMGVVGLVDFEFVGDLDSWRERWAEGCDLLRVRTATYADGLEAVIGEGLRSGDPLLPGDDRLVMGPLKIISDGSLNTRTAWCHDHYTHGALPEHPAGAPNLSGHELTGLLARAHAHGLEVATHAIGDAALAQALDSYTLTGARGSIEHVQLARREEIARLAHLGLRASVQPHHLVDDRDLIDLTWSDRAERAFPFGWLRDAGAHLHLGSDAPVSPLDPWLAIDAAVTRTGDDRPAWHPEHALTRPEAFAASVDGRRMVEVDAPGDLVVLDEDPREHAAPPVLLTVVDGGVVHRA
- a CDS encoding SGNH/GDSL hydrolase family protein, whose protein sequence is MPAHRTPALRRLAGTTLTALVAVLAGCGDGGGGVPSAPLPRGDAAAYVAIGDSYTAAPSVGDDVGDPGCRQTTANYPRRVAAALEVSLVDASCGGATTRHLTEPQGGHAPQLDALGPGTELVTYSLGINDHRLFGRMLACIDLGPEDVDPDPCERSFGTTRAAQDKHLDRDRERLIDAAFDGLAAVAERAPNARILVVGYPQIAPADVACAQFPVAANEVPLTHRINRTVNDALATAATRQGLDYVDLFAATQGHDICAEDPWIAGGEPTAPAFPYHPYATEQQVAAEQVLAALR
- a CDS encoding PucR family transcriptional regulator, with protein sequence MAEGTPEQGRSGPLLLDPVVAAAIRGELPRVAEDVVDRIIAEVPPYADAFSGPMGETIRAAVQVALGGFLSLAADRRGREGPTPQREALDGAYQLGRGEARSGRSSDAILSAYRIGARVAWHHLSTLAVAQGLHATTVASFAGVVFAYIDELSAATVAGHTDEAATTGRVRQRLLERVARHLLTGSPQATVVAAAERADWVPPATLTAVIVPESQAGPLLQALPPGTLQATELSELDTAVLLLVPDAHGRRRGPLLRSLQGRGCLAGPARDWLDVPASYARALRARDLGLGEDTETHLAHLVLTADPDALADLRAQVLAPLADLRPAAAGKLTETLRAWVLHQGRRDEIAEALFVHPQTVRYRLSQLRELYGDGLEDPATVLGLTLALGVEDLPGTDESVP